In the genome of Phlebotomus papatasi isolate M1 chromosome 2, Ppap_2.1, whole genome shotgun sequence, one region contains:
- the LOC129802052 gene encoding uncharacterized protein LOC129802052, whose protein sequence is MFPSNRKHNGYSNSCNSSQLELPDVFSSPRSDDELEVELDDPMDLLHLLSDNVRQEYLNYLEKLLHVNYETWMICNSPEDQQQLNLQDMHVCAKILEQKAVKSCMIVNLYRKAMLKIISEIRQETKSQKLSNRLVKCHANLKSKFCNAETQTEQENFLIERYFQESHAIPVKPPSPKKKRKNPSKKRRKSPKPKVQEEPPPPPAPVAEKDEIEANLEKLFASEHNELDIFDNAGEFDPHIKLVLSEAKDPPVKATEEIRSPKLPVSEENQKDSLRDSIWPCELRMRRKKLYEIMCSVGEFSLRRYEKVKVVFLELFGEDSDDEEAPISPSTDMDSVTLSSCRKRIAPTIVKHLMKPFNEGLIANRWLFKKLAKSLADSIVIENDYPDERYIKNFIEDYFAFHPKVVDVTDIV, encoded by the exons ATGTTTCCTTCCAACCGGAAACACAATGGGTATTCGAACTCCTGCAATTCGTCTCAGCTGGAATTGCCGGATGTATTCAGCTCACCGAGGTCAGATGATGAGCTAGAAGTTGAGCTAGATGACCCAATGGATTTGCTCCATTTGCTCTCGGACAACGTGAGGCAGGAGTATTTGAACTATTTGGAGAAGTTGCTGCATGTTAATTACGAAACTTGGATGATCTGCAATTCGCCGGAAGATCAGCAACAGCTCAATCTTCAGGACATGCATGTCTGTGCTAAGATTCTAGAGCAGAAAGCTGTGAAATCCTGCATGATTGTCAACCTCTACCGAAAAGCCATGCTCAAAATC ATTTCAGAGATTCGCCAAGAAACCAAAAGCCAAAAATTGAGCAATCGTCTCGTAAAGTGTCACGcaaatttaaaatcaaagtTCTGCAATGCTGAAACGCAGACTGAGCAAGAGAACTTCCTCATTGAGCGGTATTTCCAGGAATCACATGCGATTCCTGTGAAACCGCCATCGCCAAAGAAGAAACGCAAAAATCCGTCGAAGAAACGACGTAAAAGTCCTAAGCCTAAAGTTCAAGAAGAGCCACCACCACCTCCAGCTCCGGTGGCTGAAAAGGACGAAATCGAAGCGAATCTCGAGAAACTCTTTGCTTCGGAACACAATGAATTGGACATATTTGACAATGCTGGTGAATTTGATCCGCACATCAAGTTGGTTTTGTCAGAGGCGAAAGATCCTCCGGTAAAAGCAACTGAAGAGATCAGATCGCCTAAGCTTCCAGTTAGTGAGGAGAATCAGAAAGACTCACTGAGGGACAGTATTTGGCCGTGCGAGTTGCGAATGCGTCGGAAGAAGCTTTACGAAATTATGTGTAGCGTTGGGGAGTTTAGTTTGAGGCGCTACGAAAAGGTAAAAGTGGTCTTCCTCGAACTCTTCGGAGAAGACAGTGACGACGAGGAAGCTCCTATAAGTCCGTCTACGGATATGGACAGTGTAACATTGAGCAGCTGTAGGAAGCGCATTGCTCCGACAATTGTAAAGCATCTCATGAAGCCCTTCAATGAAGGACTCATTGCCAATCGATGGTTGTTCAAGAAGTTAGCCAAGAGTTTGGCGGACAGTATTGTGATCGAGAATGACTATCCAG ATGAGCGATACATCAAGAATTTCATTGAGGATTACTTTGCTTTTCATCCCAAAGTTGTTGACGTTACCGACATCGTTTGA
- the LOC129802050 gene encoding transcription initiation factor TFIID subunit 3 isoform X1 — translation MSEAYSHQVLRTVVAQICQTIGWHSIQSGTLDILVDTAKRYIQALGHETHRFTELAQRTEPNLDDLAEAFNDWRVNYADIIEYVKNVSPEECAIKVPKYPAKKADHLNFLKPGSKEVITRPVHIPDYLPPMLPEQEEEDTKVAEKENQRRDGEIDVVSVSPKQTPPVKTQPEFVAPTGAPRARFSTQTGDEEVGRAVRENTSVIMTTSGFISPSRAGKLPEAKLSVDISELLHQLLGPEIPPPMPKPYPGPSGAALVAKASVLDHKEADLTSTPMLAVPSPLNIASANPEKFDVKVKNRKTAEKKPPGEAKPRKKSGQAHGHRIPKEGQPRKVHTSKKMMRVMQEQQMRQQPPPQDIQVPMDLATVKKIAEQPLEAPCVEGKISAEPDKLKMNIFKRISSSKVAGVKEEKVSLVDEPINLDPDLRIIPQTPESPTVPKKRQNTGRNTEPKERKKPKTERVSKKQKMLMNQPPLADNPMRFDFNFPGQGGGDYHPAPLPMAMETKNPSAIPIFPPQQHQQQPPRSSPAPHNLFNLFNFSSSPGLIPPPSLFGNPFGLHPQQPPGSLHFPAGGMRGPNPFNLMPLSRFPPINPPVPPSPPALPKSLVPPAAPPDKSQCNVAPLVPESLKLEPLILNMSTNTVSTSSPSLEPKQEPVSTPPEEDEEAKRRKMEKKVKKKKEKKEKTKDKEKKREEKRALKEAMKVSKAKEKREKKKEKERSEREGAVTEENVTSIPKLTLKLGAAHSPKPSSPDGGRKLTIKPIKREPGISGETDGGEMPELARISPLVTRPPKPKSPNQSFGHGFFQHSPTGSGLPSTPGGSGGKGFGVSLSAPPADHMKTPTSSLTPLPTRGRPRGTGNKQHTATATAAPATPGVSPGLNLSVETSLLPEKLTNNSVRVSDADGNQVWICPACGRVDDGTPMIGCDGCDAWYHWVCVGIQVPPDATEDWYCRVCIVKKQEMQVGGGGSGSEKKKKRKRRDKKQQV, via the exons ATGAGTGAGGCTTATTCGCATCAAGTGCTTCGAACAGTTGTGGCCCAGATTTGCCAAACAATCGGCTGGCATTCCATCCAGTCCGGAACCTTGGACATTCTCGTGGACACCGCCAAGAGATACATCCAGGCTCTGGGACATGAGACGCACAGATTCACAGAATTGG CTCAGCGAACTGAACCAAATCTGGATGATCTGGCGGAGGCTTTCAATGACTGGCGAGTTAATTATGCTGACATAATTGAGTATGTGAAGAATGTGAGTCCGGAGGAATGTGCAATTAAAGTTCCCAAGTACCCAGCCAAGAAAGCTGACCATCTTAACTTCCTGAAGCCTGGCAGCAAGGAAGTGATCACCCGGCCAGTTCACATTCCTGATTACTTACCTCCAATGCTGCCAGAGCAGGAGGAGGAGGACACAAAGGTTGCGGAGAAGGAGAATCAGCGCCGAGATGGAGAGATCGATGTGGTATCAGTTTCACCAAAACAGACTCCTCCAGTCAAGACACAGCCGGAATTTGTGGCTCCTACGGGGGCTCCCAGGGCCAGATTTAGCACCCAAACGGGCGATGAAGAAGTGGGAAGAGCTGTGAGGGAAAATACCAGTGTCATAATGACCACATCGGGATTTATTTCTCCCTCGAGGGCTGGAAAACTCCCGGAAGCCAAGCTTTCTGTGGACATTTCAGAACTCCTGCATCAGCTTCTTGGCCCGGAAATCCCTCCGCCAATGCCCAAACCCTATCCAGGTCCTTCTGGAGCTGCCTTAGTGGCCAAAGCTTCAGTTCTGGATCACAAAGAGGCAGATCTGACCAGTACTCCAATGCTGGCAGTTCCCTCGCCTCTGAACATCGCTTCGGCCAATCCCGAGAAGTTCGATGTCAaagtaaaaaatcgaaaaactgcAGAGAAGAAGCCTCCGGGAGAAGCCAAACCCAGGAAAAAATCAGGGCAGGCTCATGGGCATCGAATCCCGAAGGAAGGGCAGCCTAGAAAAGTCCACACTAGCAAAAAGATGATGCGGGTGATGCAGGAGCAGCAGATGAGGCAGCAACCTCCTCCACAGGACATCCAGGTGCCCATGGATCTGGCCACAGTGAAGAAGATCGCTGAGCAACCCCTGGAAGCGCCCTGCGTGGAAGGGAAGATCAGTGCTGAACCGGATAAACTGAAGATGAACATCTTCAAGAGGATTTCGTCCAGTAAAGTGGCAGGAGTTAAGGAAGAGAAAGTGTCGCTCGTGGATGAACCAATAAATCTCGATCCGGACTTGAGGATCATCCCACAGACCCCAGAATCGCCGACTGTGCCGAAGAAGAGGCAGAATACAGGGAGGAATACGGAGCCGAAGGAGAGGAAAAAGCCCAAGACCGAAAGGGTGTCCAAGAAGCAGAAGATGCTGATGAATCAGCCACCGCTGGCGGATAATCC AATGCGATTCGATTTCAACTTTCCTGGACAAGGTGGTGGAGATTACCATCCTGCTCCGCTTCCCATGGCCATGGAGACCAAGAATCCGAGTGCAATTCCTATCTTTCCGCCGCAGCAGCACCAGCAACAGCCACCCAGGTCCTCTCCTGCTCCCCACAATCTCTTCAACCTCTTCAACTTTTCCAGCAGTCCAGGTCTCATTCCTCCACCATCCCTCTTTGGTAATCCCTTTGGCCTCCATCCCCAGCAGCCACCGGGAAGTCTTCACTTTCCAGCTGGTGGCATGAGGGGTCCAAATCCCTTCAATCTCATGCCCCTGTCCCGCTTTCCGCCCATCAATCCTCCCGTTCCACCAAGTCCTCCAGCCCTGCCCAAATCCCTGGTTCCTCCTGCTGCTCCGCCGGACAAGAGTCAGTGCAATGTGGCTCCTCTTGTGCCGGAATCCCTGAAACTTGAACCCCTGATCCTCAATATGTCCACAAACACCGTGAGCACGTCGTCTCCGAGCCTGGAGCCCAAGCAGGAGCCCGTGAGCACTCCGCCGGAAGAGGATGAAGAGGCCAAGAGACGGAAGATGGAAAAGAAggtgaagaagaagaaagagaAGAAGGAGAAGACTAAGGACAAGGAGAAgaagagagaagaaaaaaggGCTCTCAAGGAGGCCATGAAGGTGTCAAAGGCCAAGGAGAAGCGAGAGAAGAAGAAGGAGAAGGAACGCAGTGAACGGGAAGGAGCAGTCACGGAGGAAAATGTGACTAGCATTCCGAAGCTGACGCTCAAATTGGGAGCAGCTCATTCGCCTAAACCATCGTCACCGGATGGAGGCAGGAAACT AACGATTAAACCCATTAAACGAGAACCTGGAATTTCGGGTGAGACTGATGGTGGGGAAATGCCAGAATTGGCGAGAATTTCGCCTCTAGTGACGCGACCGCCGAAGCCAAAGTCTCCGAATCAGTCATTCGGCCATGGATTCTTTCAACATTCACCCACAGGATCGGGATTGCCGTCCACTCCGGGTGGTTCTG GTGGGAAGGGCTTCGGAGTTTCACTTTCGGCTCCTCCTGCGGACCACATGAAGACTCCTACAAGTTCCTTGACTCCATTGCCAACAAGAGGACGTCCACGAGGGACGGGAAATAAGCAGCACACGGCAACAGCCACGGCAGCTCCTGCAACTCCGGGAGTATCACctg ggTTGAATTTGTCAGTGGAAACGAGTCTTCTTCCTGAAAAACTGACAAACAATTCAGTGAGGGTGAGT GACGCTGACGGCAATCAAGTATGGATTTGTCCAGCTTGTGGACGCGTGGACGACGGAACGCCCATGATTGGATGCGATGGGTGTGACGCCTGGTACCACTGGGTTTGTGTGGGTATCCAGGTGCCGCCTGATGCCACAGAAGATTGGTACTGCCGCGTGTGCATCGTGAAGAAGCAGGAGATGCAAGTCGGCGGAGGTGGTAGTGGAtcggagaagaagaagaagcgcAAGAGGCGCGATAAGAAACAGCAAGTATAA
- the LOC129802050 gene encoding transcription initiation factor TFIID subunit 3 isoform X2, protein MSEAYSHQVLRTVVAQICQTIGWHSIQSGTLDILVDTAKRYIQALGHETHRFTELAQRTEPNLDDLAEAFNDWRVNYADIIEYVKNVSPEECAIKVPKYPAKKADHLNFLKPGSKEVITRPVHIPDYLPPMLPEQEEEDTKVAEKENQRRDGEIDVVSVSPKQTPPVKTQPEFVAPTGAPRARFSTQTGDEEVGRAVRENTSVIMTTSGFISPSRAGKLPEAKLSVDISELLHQLLGPEIPPPMPKPYPGPSGAALVAKASVLDHKEADLTSTPMLAVPSPLNIASANPEKFDVKVKNRKTAEKKPPGEAKPRKKSGQAHGHRIPKEGQPRKVHTSKKMMRVMQEQQMRQQPPPQDIQVPMDLATVKKIAEQPLEAPCVEGKISAEPDKLKMNIFKRISSSKVAGVKEEKVSLVDEPINLDPDLRIIPQTPESPTVPKKRQNTGRNTEPKERKKPKTERVSKKQKMLMNQPPLADNPMRFDFNFPGQGGGDYHPAPLPMAMETKNPSAIPIFPPQQHQQQPPRSSPAPHNLFNLFNFSSSPGLIPPPSLFGNPFGLHPQQPPGSLHFPAGGMRGPNPFNLMPLSRFPPINPPVPPSPPALPKSLVPPAAPPDKSQCNVAPLVPESLKLEPLILNMSTNTVSTSSPSLEPKQEPVSTPPEEDEEAKRRKMEKKVKKKKEKKEKTKDKEKKREEKRALKEAMKVSKAKEKREKKKEKERSEREGAVTEENVTSIPKLTLKLGAAHSPKPSSPDGGRKLTIKPIKREPGISGETDGGEMPELARISPLVTRPPKPKSPNQSFGHGFFQHSPTGSGLPSTPGGSGGKGFGVSLSAPPADHMKTPTSSLTPLPTRGRPRGTGNKQHTATATAAPATPGVSPGLNLSVETSLLPEKLTNNSVRDADGNQVWICPACGRVDDGTPMIGCDGCDAWYHWVCVGIQVPPDATEDWYCRVCIVKKQEMQVGGGGSGSEKKKKRKRRDKKQQV, encoded by the exons ATGAGTGAGGCTTATTCGCATCAAGTGCTTCGAACAGTTGTGGCCCAGATTTGCCAAACAATCGGCTGGCATTCCATCCAGTCCGGAACCTTGGACATTCTCGTGGACACCGCCAAGAGATACATCCAGGCTCTGGGACATGAGACGCACAGATTCACAGAATTGG CTCAGCGAACTGAACCAAATCTGGATGATCTGGCGGAGGCTTTCAATGACTGGCGAGTTAATTATGCTGACATAATTGAGTATGTGAAGAATGTGAGTCCGGAGGAATGTGCAATTAAAGTTCCCAAGTACCCAGCCAAGAAAGCTGACCATCTTAACTTCCTGAAGCCTGGCAGCAAGGAAGTGATCACCCGGCCAGTTCACATTCCTGATTACTTACCTCCAATGCTGCCAGAGCAGGAGGAGGAGGACACAAAGGTTGCGGAGAAGGAGAATCAGCGCCGAGATGGAGAGATCGATGTGGTATCAGTTTCACCAAAACAGACTCCTCCAGTCAAGACACAGCCGGAATTTGTGGCTCCTACGGGGGCTCCCAGGGCCAGATTTAGCACCCAAACGGGCGATGAAGAAGTGGGAAGAGCTGTGAGGGAAAATACCAGTGTCATAATGACCACATCGGGATTTATTTCTCCCTCGAGGGCTGGAAAACTCCCGGAAGCCAAGCTTTCTGTGGACATTTCAGAACTCCTGCATCAGCTTCTTGGCCCGGAAATCCCTCCGCCAATGCCCAAACCCTATCCAGGTCCTTCTGGAGCTGCCTTAGTGGCCAAAGCTTCAGTTCTGGATCACAAAGAGGCAGATCTGACCAGTACTCCAATGCTGGCAGTTCCCTCGCCTCTGAACATCGCTTCGGCCAATCCCGAGAAGTTCGATGTCAaagtaaaaaatcgaaaaactgcAGAGAAGAAGCCTCCGGGAGAAGCCAAACCCAGGAAAAAATCAGGGCAGGCTCATGGGCATCGAATCCCGAAGGAAGGGCAGCCTAGAAAAGTCCACACTAGCAAAAAGATGATGCGGGTGATGCAGGAGCAGCAGATGAGGCAGCAACCTCCTCCACAGGACATCCAGGTGCCCATGGATCTGGCCACAGTGAAGAAGATCGCTGAGCAACCCCTGGAAGCGCCCTGCGTGGAAGGGAAGATCAGTGCTGAACCGGATAAACTGAAGATGAACATCTTCAAGAGGATTTCGTCCAGTAAAGTGGCAGGAGTTAAGGAAGAGAAAGTGTCGCTCGTGGATGAACCAATAAATCTCGATCCGGACTTGAGGATCATCCCACAGACCCCAGAATCGCCGACTGTGCCGAAGAAGAGGCAGAATACAGGGAGGAATACGGAGCCGAAGGAGAGGAAAAAGCCCAAGACCGAAAGGGTGTCCAAGAAGCAGAAGATGCTGATGAATCAGCCACCGCTGGCGGATAATCC AATGCGATTCGATTTCAACTTTCCTGGACAAGGTGGTGGAGATTACCATCCTGCTCCGCTTCCCATGGCCATGGAGACCAAGAATCCGAGTGCAATTCCTATCTTTCCGCCGCAGCAGCACCAGCAACAGCCACCCAGGTCCTCTCCTGCTCCCCACAATCTCTTCAACCTCTTCAACTTTTCCAGCAGTCCAGGTCTCATTCCTCCACCATCCCTCTTTGGTAATCCCTTTGGCCTCCATCCCCAGCAGCCACCGGGAAGTCTTCACTTTCCAGCTGGTGGCATGAGGGGTCCAAATCCCTTCAATCTCATGCCCCTGTCCCGCTTTCCGCCCATCAATCCTCCCGTTCCACCAAGTCCTCCAGCCCTGCCCAAATCCCTGGTTCCTCCTGCTGCTCCGCCGGACAAGAGTCAGTGCAATGTGGCTCCTCTTGTGCCGGAATCCCTGAAACTTGAACCCCTGATCCTCAATATGTCCACAAACACCGTGAGCACGTCGTCTCCGAGCCTGGAGCCCAAGCAGGAGCCCGTGAGCACTCCGCCGGAAGAGGATGAAGAGGCCAAGAGACGGAAGATGGAAAAGAAggtgaagaagaagaaagagaAGAAGGAGAAGACTAAGGACAAGGAGAAgaagagagaagaaaaaaggGCTCTCAAGGAGGCCATGAAGGTGTCAAAGGCCAAGGAGAAGCGAGAGAAGAAGAAGGAGAAGGAACGCAGTGAACGGGAAGGAGCAGTCACGGAGGAAAATGTGACTAGCATTCCGAAGCTGACGCTCAAATTGGGAGCAGCTCATTCGCCTAAACCATCGTCACCGGATGGAGGCAGGAAACT AACGATTAAACCCATTAAACGAGAACCTGGAATTTCGGGTGAGACTGATGGTGGGGAAATGCCAGAATTGGCGAGAATTTCGCCTCTAGTGACGCGACCGCCGAAGCCAAAGTCTCCGAATCAGTCATTCGGCCATGGATTCTTTCAACATTCACCCACAGGATCGGGATTGCCGTCCACTCCGGGTGGTTCTG GTGGGAAGGGCTTCGGAGTTTCACTTTCGGCTCCTCCTGCGGACCACATGAAGACTCCTACAAGTTCCTTGACTCCATTGCCAACAAGAGGACGTCCACGAGGGACGGGAAATAAGCAGCACACGGCAACAGCCACGGCAGCTCCTGCAACTCCGGGAGTATCACctg ggTTGAATTTGTCAGTGGAAACGAGTCTTCTTCCTGAAAAACTGACAAACAATTCAGTGAGG GACGCTGACGGCAATCAAGTATGGATTTGTCCAGCTTGTGGACGCGTGGACGACGGAACGCCCATGATTGGATGCGATGGGTGTGACGCCTGGTACCACTGGGTTTGTGTGGGTATCCAGGTGCCGCCTGATGCCACAGAAGATTGGTACTGCCGCGTGTGCATCGTGAAGAAGCAGGAGATGCAAGTCGGCGGAGGTGGTAGTGGAtcggagaagaagaagaagcgcAAGAGGCGCGATAAGAAACAGCAAGTATAA
- the LOC129802053 gene encoding putative nuclease HARBI1 produces MFLLWLRVHRRLQKKKRLQKKIAGKQWREIRDASDPLESLSDEAFEDLFYLSKPIYRKLLEIILPHMRYSLRTTGLSRQHRALNGLRFFIIGFYQRPIGRDNKVLPMSQASVSRCVTEVANILNYKLSSEFLTFPTNPEEKEAVKEGFYEKFNFPGVIGSMTCMEVTIKKPPNDVEEKYRSTRFGFHTNNVQIVCDSNMTILHVNSRHGGSVDDNAIFNTSVVNHHLKEKHQLGEGGNWILGDGKYPQLPWLMTPIPEPRSPQELRYNECHKKAKETVDRCTGVLRSRFRCLAVARTLMYTPEKSSIIINACCVLHNIMIKEGFPLPPEEDIAKQMTLSGNVLGQFQVDDVNPLTLINQGQEIRKKLISDSFMK; encoded by the exons ATGTTCCTTTTGTGGCTTAGAGTACACCGTCGTTTGCAAAAGAAGAAGAGACTCCAGAAGAAAATTGCCGGGAAGCAATGGAGAGAAATCAGGGATGCTTCTGATCCTTTGGAATCCCTATCGGACGAGGCCTTCGAAGACCTCTTCTATCTGTCAAAACCCATTTACAGAAAACTCCTTGAGATCATCCTTCCTCACATGAGGTATAGCCTCAGGACAACAGGACTCAGTAGACAACACCGAGCTCTAAATGGCCTCAGATTCTTCATCATTG GATTCTATCAAAGACCCATCGGGAGGGACAATAAAGTACTGCCCATGTCTCAAGCTTCAGTGTCTCGTTGTGTAACTGAAGTAGCAAATATTCTCAATTATAAACTAAGCAGTGAGTTCCTTACTTTCCCCACCAATCCCGAGGAAAAAGAGGCAGTTAAAGAGGgtttttatgagaaatttaattttcctggAGTCATCGGAAGTATGACCTGCATGGAAGTTACCATTAAAAAACCACCAAATGATGTTGAGGAAAAATATCGGTCCACACGTTTCGGTTTCCACACGAATAACGTTCAGATCGTTTGTGACTCAAATATGACAATTTTGCATGTAAATTCCCGACATGGGGGCTCAGTTGATGACAATGCCATCTTCAACACTTCCGTGGTAAATCATCATCTCAAAGAGAAGCATCAATTGGGCGAAGGGGGCAACTGGATATTAGGGGATGGGAAGTATCCTCAATTGCCCTGGCTGATGACTCCCATACCAGAACCGAGAAGCCCCCAAGAACTGAGATACAATGAATGCCATAAGAAGGCGAAGGAAACAGTGGACAGATGCACTGGTGTCCTGCGGAGTCGTTTCAGATGCCTTGCCGTCGCACGCACGCTGATGTATACGCCAGAAAAGAGCAGTATCATCATTAATGCTTGCTGCGTCCTACACAACATTATGATCAAGGAAGGCTTTCCTCTTCCGCCGGAAGAGGATATTGCCAAGCAAATGACGCTATCGGGAAATGTTTTAGGACAATTCCAAGTAGATGACGTCAACCCGCTGACCTTGATAAATCAAGGTCAGGAGATCAGGAAAAAACTTATATCTGACTCATTTATGAAATAA
- the LOC129802056 gene encoding hydroxyacylglutathione hydrolase, mitochondrial, which produces MSSYLLKHLPNRVSQVLTQSYFTVQTWRSVGFRGSHSSADFARLKTMDVKILPALQDNYMYLIIDKATKDAAIVDPVDPGSVLAAVDEEKVNLVKVLTTHHHWDHAGGNEKLVKDFKGNTLEVFGGDERIGALTKKVIDGDTFKIGNLNVRCLFTPCHTTGHICYYVQSGDEGAVFTGDTLFSAGCGRFFEGTPQQMYTALVDKLSALPDDTKVFCGHEYTASNLKFAQHVEPQNPAVEQRIQWTKERRDAKLPTVPSTIGEEKSFNPFMRVNEKSVQEHAKESDGVATMGFLRREKDSFKA; this is translated from the exons ATGTCTTCTTATTTACTGAAGCATCTGCCTAATAGAGTAAGTCAAGTGCTCACCCAGTCATACTTTACTG TCCAAACTTGGAGATCTGTCGGCTTCCGAGGGTCACACAGTTCTGCTGATTTTGCCAGACTCAAAACAATGGATGTGAAGATTCTACCGGCTCTTCAGGACAACTACATGTACCTGATTATTGACAAGGCCACTAAGGATGCGGCAATTGTGGATCCAGTAGATCCAGGATCGGTGCTTGCTGCCGTTGATGAGGAGAAGGTCAACTTGGTGAAAGTTT TAACGACGCACCATCATTGGGATCATGCCGGAGGGAATGAGAAGCTGGTCAAGGATTTCAAGGGAAATACTCTGGAAGTTTTCGGTGGAGATGAGAGGATTGGAGCTCTAACGAAGAAAGTAATCGATGGAGATACCTTCAAGATAGGAAACTTGAATGTTCGCTGCCTCTTCACTCCTTGCCACACAACTGGTCACATCTGCTACTATGTCCAATCCGGAGATGAGGGGGCAGTTTTCACAGGAGACACTTTGTTCAGTGCCGGCTGTGGGCGCTTCTTTGAGGGCACTCCACAGCAAATGTACACAGCTCTGGTGGATAAACTGTCTGCTCTTCCGGATGACACTAAAGTCTTCTGTGGGCATGAGTACACAGCATCCAATCTTAAGTTCGCTCAGCATGTAGAACCCCAGAACCCGGCTGTTGAGCAGAGAATCCAGTGGACAAAGGAGAGACGCGATGCTAAACTTCCAACTGTCCCTTCTACAATTGGAGAAGAGAAGTCCTTCAATCCCTTCATGAGAGTCAACGAGAAGAGTGTTCAGGAGCACGCTAAGGAATCTGATGGCGTCGCTACAATGGGATTCCTCAGGCGTGAGAAGGATTCCTTCAAGGCCTAA